A genomic stretch from Corynebacterium sp. 21KM1197 includes:
- a CDS encoding cysteine desulfurase family protein codes for MSHYFDHAATTPMRSEAQEAWLRHAGALNPGGQYASGRAARGALESAREEIAGLLGADPVEVIFTGSGTEADNLAIQGLYRASSLPRLLSSPVEHPAVREVIAHLAAQGAEVEWLPVDAGGHVKDLGPVAHPAALVACMYANNETGALQPVEPLIERAREAGTPVHIDAVQALGHRAIDFHGLGATTLAGSAHKFGGPRGVGLLLARRSPAPQPVFFGGGQERGIRPGTNDVAGAAATAAALRAVLAEREAEEARLRVLRDDLLRRVLHEIDEVRVNTVEPALPGHLSLSFPGAEGDSLIMLLDSLGIEAATGSACHSGVNRASEVLLAMGVPEGEARGTVRFTLGRTTTEEDVDYLVAHLPEVVRRARLAGMA; via the coding sequence ATGAGCCACTACTTCGACCACGCCGCCACCACCCCCATGCGCAGCGAGGCGCAGGAGGCGTGGTTGCGGCACGCGGGGGCGCTCAACCCGGGCGGTCAGTATGCCTCCGGGCGCGCGGCGCGCGGCGCACTGGAGAGCGCCCGAGAGGAGATCGCGGGGCTGCTGGGCGCCGATCCGGTGGAGGTCATCTTCACTGGCTCGGGCACGGAGGCCGATAACCTGGCGATCCAGGGGCTATACCGGGCGAGTTCGCTGCCGAGGCTGCTCAGTAGCCCGGTGGAGCACCCGGCGGTGCGCGAGGTGATCGCGCACCTGGCCGCCCAGGGCGCGGAGGTGGAGTGGTTGCCGGTGGATGCGGGCGGCCACGTGAAGGACCTTGGCCCGGTAGCGCACCCGGCGGCGCTGGTGGCGTGCATGTACGCCAATAATGAGACGGGAGCCCTCCAGCCGGTGGAGCCCCTGATCGAGCGGGCGCGGGAGGCGGGCACGCCGGTGCATATCGACGCCGTCCAGGCATTAGGCCACCGCGCCATCGACTTCCACGGACTGGGCGCTACCACGCTGGCCGGTAGCGCCCATAAGTTCGGCGGGCCTCGGGGAGTGGGCCTGCTGCTCGCGCGGCGCTCACCGGCCCCGCAGCCGGTGTTCTTTGGCGGTGGCCAGGAGCGCGGGATACGCCCCGGCACCAACGATGTGGCCGGGGCGGCGGCCACGGCGGCGGCGCTGCGCGCGGTGCTCGCGGAGCGGGAGGCGGAGGAGGCGCGGTTGCGCGTGCTGCGCGATGACCTGCTGCGCCGCGTGCTCCACGAGATCGACGAGGTGCGGGTGAACACCGTGGAACCAGCGCTGCCGGGGCACCTGAGCCTCTCCTTTCCCGGGGCCGAGGGCGATAGCCTCATCATGCTGCTGGATTCCCTGGGGATCGAGGCCGCCACGGGCTCGGCCTGCCACAGTGGGGTCAATCGGGCCTCGGAGGTGCTCCTGGCGATGGGCGTGCCGGAGGGGGAGGCGCGCGGCACGGTGCGCTTTACCCTGGGGCGCACCACCACCGAGGAGGACGTGGATTATCTGGTGGCGCACCTGCCCGAGGTGGTGCGGCGCGCCCGGCTGGCGGGCATGGCCTAG
- a CDS encoding alpha/beta hydrolase, producing MNWLWSLSLTGVVAQAVILASWVLGVALAAWGKYRLRAAGASIVLVVAAWWVLEIWWRPFPDRVDWRVYLAGVGIIFSLMCLMQRRKVVIISVVLTTFATLGTLNLVFQEYPTVRSFDPKPVAVSMSYAQFQHTQRPPRLDGREVGALVTVDIPGSGFRPRPAVAYVPPVYWSGEILPVMVLMAGNPGSPDQWFHNGEAAQTADEYQATHGGAGPIVVSVDATGSFTGNPLCVDGPEQQVMTYLSRDVPEGIHRLFRVVEDRARWVIGGLSYGGTCALQVVTSHPESYGTFLDFSGQAEPTVGDHGQTVARFFGGSEEAFAAHNPADLLATRSYPNTRGRFVAGERDKDSVAALTHLNELARAAGMETSMDTVPGGHSFEVWRVALAETFEWAVQ from the coding sequence ATGAATTGGTTGTGGTCCCTTTCCCTCACCGGGGTGGTGGCGCAGGCGGTGATCCTCGCTAGTTGGGTTCTGGGCGTGGCCCTGGCGGCCTGGGGGAAGTACCGTCTGCGGGCGGCGGGGGCGTCGATAGTCCTCGTGGTGGCGGCCTGGTGGGTGCTGGAGATCTGGTGGCGACCCTTCCCGGATCGGGTGGACTGGCGGGTGTATCTGGCGGGGGTGGGAATAATTTTTAGCCTCATGTGCCTGATGCAGCGCCGCAAGGTGGTTATTATTTCTGTAGTACTTACTACTTTTGCCACCCTGGGGACGCTCAATCTGGTGTTCCAGGAGTACCCCACGGTGCGCTCCTTCGATCCGAAGCCGGTGGCGGTGTCCATGTCCTATGCGCAATTTCAGCACACCCAGCGGCCACCGCGGCTTGATGGCCGCGAGGTGGGCGCGCTGGTCACCGTGGATATTCCTGGTTCGGGCTTTCGGCCCCGCCCCGCGGTGGCCTATGTGCCCCCGGTCTACTGGAGCGGGGAGATCCTGCCGGTGATGGTGCTCATGGCCGGTAATCCCGGCAGCCCCGATCAGTGGTTCCACAACGGGGAGGCGGCGCAGACCGCCGACGAGTACCAGGCCACGCACGGGGGCGCGGGGCCGATCGTGGTGAGCGTGGATGCCACCGGCTCCTTCACCGGCAATCCGCTGTGCGTGGACGGCCCGGAACAGCAGGTGATGACGTATCTGAGTCGGGACGTCCCGGAGGGGATCCATCGGTTATTCCGCGTAGTGGAGGATCGGGCGCGCTGGGTGATCGGAGGACTGAGTTATGGCGGAACGTGCGCCTTGCAGGTGGTGACCTCCCACCCGGAATCCTATGGCACCTTCCTTGACTTCTCCGGGCAGGCCGAGCCCACGGTGGGCGATCACGGGCAGACGGTGGCGCGCTTCTTCGGCGGAAGCGAGGAGGCCTTTGCCGCACACAATCCCGCCGATCTCCTGGCCACCCGCTCCTATCCGAACACGCGGGGGCGCTTTGTGGCCGGGGAGCGGGATAAGGATTCCGTGGCGGCGCTGACGCACCTCAATGAGCTGGCTCGCGCGGCGGGCATGGAGACGAGCATGGATACGGTGCCGGGCGGGCATTCCTTCGAGGTCTGGCGGGTGGCCCTGGCCGAGACGTTTGAATGGGCGGTGCAATGA